A DNA window from Tenuifilaceae bacterium CYCD contains the following coding sequences:
- a CDS encoding cell envelope biogenesis protein OmpA: protein MFELQSIIRKGLLSLAVVFFISNSTTAQTNKLSRADALYKAGGYYEAIDLYKDDIDKIKDKVELSKYLYKIGNCYRLIGNARQAELWYQKAILRQCPDPKVFFYYAEMLKMGEKYDEAIEQYKKYKVLAPLDKLADSGIESCELSKKWKETPSGYEIINMRSINTKFSEFCPAYASNDYSELLFTSSRKGTTGGKISAVTGENFTDIFLTTRDVKGVWSEPKPIDENVNTQFDEGSSSLISTDYNTLFFARCKVSKRDKLGCQIFSAKRTEQGWLTPDEIKISSDSMIVAHPAISNDGTTLYFTSNIPGGFGGLDIWKVTRNSSADEWGEPINLGGEINTAGNEMFPYIHSDGTLYFSSDGHPGMGGLDLFKAKTNESGAWEVENMRYPMNSPSDDFGIVFENDREAGYFSSRRQGGRGSDDIYMFYLPPINYNMIGKVTDDKAQTPVSEATVKLIGSDGAIITMQTQADGSFKFNLTPNTDYVVIASKKGYLNNKAKETTRGLNQSKDFDVAIAITSTEKPIEIPNIFYDYDKWELRPESREALDRLVEILNDNPTVTIELASHTDSRGTQEYNYELSQKRAQSVVNYLIEKGIVTERLKAKGYAQTQPKIVDAALNARYSFLPVGVLLDQKFIDGLTTEENKEIVYQINRRTEFRVLRDDYQVKK from the coding sequence ATGTTCGAACTACAATCAATCATCAGGAAAGGATTATTATCCCTTGCAGTTGTATTCTTTATTTCGAATTCTACCACTGCTCAAACCAACAAGCTAAGCCGGGCTGATGCTTTGTATAAGGCTGGAGGATACTATGAGGCCATAGATCTTTACAAGGATGATATCGATAAAATAAAGGACAAGGTTGAGCTATCGAAGTACCTTTACAAAATAGGAAATTGCTATAGGCTAATTGGAAATGCACGCCAGGCAGAACTCTGGTACCAAAAAGCTATTCTAAGGCAGTGCCCCGATCCTAAAGTTTTCTTCTACTACGCCGAAATGCTCAAAATGGGGGAGAAATACGACGAAGCCATTGAGCAATACAAAAAATACAAAGTACTTGCGCCGTTAGATAAATTAGCCGATTCGGGAATAGAGTCGTGCGAGTTATCTAAGAAATGGAAAGAAACCCCTTCGGGATACGAAATCATCAATATGCGCAGCATAAACACAAAATTCAGCGAATTTTGCCCGGCCTACGCATCGAACGACTACTCCGAACTTCTTTTTACCAGTTCGAGGAAAGGTACAACTGGAGGAAAAATTAGTGCCGTAACCGGCGAAAACTTTACAGATATTTTTCTTACAACACGCGATGTAAAAGGAGTTTGGAGCGAACCAAAGCCTATAGATGAAAATGTAAATACACAGTTTGATGAAGGTTCCAGTTCATTAATATCTACAGATTACAACACACTTTTCTTTGCCCGTTGTAAAGTAAGCAAGCGAGACAAACTAGGATGCCAGATATTTAGCGCAAAAAGAACCGAACAAGGTTGGCTAACACCCGATGAAATAAAAATATCATCGGACAGTATGATTGTAGCCCATCCTGCAATTTCGAACGACGGAACAACACTCTACTTCACCAGCAACATTCCTGGTGGGTTTGGAGGATTAGATATCTGGAAAGTTACCCGCAATTCATCCGCTGATGAATGGGGCGAGCCCATAAATCTTGGTGGTGAAATTAATACTGCTGGCAACGAAATGTTTCCATACATACACTCTGACGGCACTTTATACTTCTCTTCCGACGGACATCCTGGAATGGGGGGTCTTGATTTGTTCAAAGCAAAAACTAACGAAAGTGGCGCTTGGGAGGTTGAAAACATGCGTTACCCCATGAACTCCCCTTCGGATGACTTTGGGATTGTTTTTGAAAACGATAGAGAAGCCGGATATTTCTCATCGCGTCGCCAAGGAGGAAGAGGTTCCGACGATATCTACATGTTCTATCTACCGCCTATCAACTATAATATGATTGGTAAGGTAACCGATGATAAAGCACAGACACCCGTAAGCGAGGCAACTGTCAAGTTAATTGGCAGCGATGGAGCCATTATAACCATGCAAACCCAAGCCGATGGGTCGTTCAAATTCAACCTTACCCCTAACACCGACTACGTTGTAATCGCTTCCAAAAAGGGATACCTCAACAACAAGGCCAAGGAAACCACACGTGGCTTAAACCAAAGCAAGGATTTTGATGTAGCCATCGCAATAACATCAACCGAAAAACCAATTGAAATACCAAATATTTTCTACGATTACGACAAATGGGAACTTCGTCCGGAATCACGCGAAGCCCTCGACAGGCTTGTTGAAATCCTTAACGATAACCCAACCGTTACCATTGAATTGGCATCGCATACCGACAGCCGAGGAACGCAGGAATACAACTACGAACTCTCGCAAAAACGTGCACAATCGGTTGTTAACTACTTAATTGAAAAAGGAATTGTCACTGAACGTTTAAAAGCTAAGGGTTATGCTCAAACTCAACCCAAGATTGTAGATGCAGCGCTTAATGCACGTTATTCGTTCCTACCTGTTGGAGTATTGCTCGATCAAAAATTCATTGATGGATTAACCACTGAGGAAAACAAGGAGATCGTATACCAAATAAATCGTAGGACTGAGTTCAGAGTATTAAGAGACGATTATCAAGTAAAAAAATAA
- a CDS encoding phosphoribosylformylglycinamidine cyclo-ligase, whose product MSKNSRYDQRGVSASKDDVHSAISNLDKGLYPKAFCKVVPDTLSGDPNYCVVMHADGAGTKSSLAYAYWKETGDMSVWKGIAQDAIVMNIDDLLCVGITNNILLSSTIGRNKNLIPGEVVSAIIQGTEEFCETLRNQGIGITLTGGETADVGDLVRTVIVDSTVTARIKRSEIISNSNIQDGDVIIGLSSFGKANYETEYNGGIGSNGLTSARHDVFANYLANKYPETYDSAVPSELIYSGSYKLDQIISEVGITAGKMVLSPTRTYAPIVKDVLSNYRPVVHGLVHCSGGAQTKVMNFVDNLHVVKDNLFDLPPLFKIIQQESGTSWQEMYKVFNMGHRFEIYVFPEFADDIIAIAKDYGVDAKIVGYCSEYEGKKLTIKSQFGEFHY is encoded by the coding sequence ATGAGCAAAAATTCCCGATATGACCAAAGAGGGGTATCTGCCTCTAAAGATGATGTGCATAGTGCCATTAGCAATTTAGATAAGGGTCTTTATCCAAAGGCATTCTGTAAAGTAGTTCCCGACACTTTATCAGGCGATCCAAACTACTGCGTTGTTATGCATGCCGATGGAGCTGGAACAAAATCCTCGCTTGCTTATGCATACTGGAAAGAAACTGGCGACATGAGCGTATGGAAGGGAATTGCGCAGGATGCTATTGTTATGAACATAGACGATTTGCTCTGCGTGGGAATCACCAATAATATTTTGCTTTCGTCTACCATTGGCCGTAATAAAAACTTAATTCCTGGTGAAGTTGTCAGCGCAATAATACAAGGAACCGAGGAGTTTTGCGAAACTTTAAGAAACCAAGGTATTGGAATTACTCTTACAGGCGGCGAAACTGCCGATGTTGGCGATCTTGTTCGCACTGTAATTGTTGATTCGACTGTAACGGCTCGTATTAAACGTTCCGAGATTATATCGAACAGCAACATTCAGGATGGGGATGTAATTATTGGTCTTTCGTCATTTGGAAAAGCCAACTATGAAACTGAATATAACGGAGGAATTGGAAGCAATGGATTAACATCCGCCCGGCACGATGTTTTTGCAAATTACTTGGCCAACAAATACCCCGAAACATACGACTCCGCGGTACCATCAGAACTAATCTATTCCGGATCTTATAAACTAGATCAAATAATTTCCGAGGTTGGAATAACTGCTGGGAAAATGGTACTCTCCCCTACCCGTACTTACGCACCAATAGTAAAGGACGTACTATCAAACTACAGACCTGTAGTACACGGCTTGGTTCACTGCTCTGGAGGAGCGCAAACCAAAGTAATGAACTTTGTAGATAATCTCCATGTTGTTAAGGATAATCTTTTTGATTTACCGCCACTATTTAAAATCATCCAGCAAGAATCAGGAACATCGTGGCAGGAAATGTACAAGGTTTTCAATATGGGACATAGATTCGAAATATACGTTTTCCCCGAATTTGCCGATGACATTATTGCCATTGCAAAAGATTACGGAGTTGATGCTAAAATTGTTGGCTATTGCAGTGAATACGAAGGGAAAAAACTAACCATCAAATCACAATTTGGAGAGTTTCACTATTAG
- the prfA gene encoding peptide chain release factor 1: MSDNTILRKLEGIRHKFEEIGQQITDPAVMADMKRFVSLNKEYRSLEPVVAAYEKYKNVLSNIESSKQILATEKDEELRDMAKMEVETLSQEQESLEEEIKVLLLPADPEDSKNAVMEIRAGTGGDEASIFAGDLFRMYTKYFERKGWKYEVTGTSEGTVGGFKEVVINVTGNGVYGVLKYESGVHRVQRVPQTETQGRVHTSAATVAVLPEAEEFDIDLKMEDIRKDTFCASGPGGQSVNTTYSAIRLTHIPTGIVVQCQDQKSQIKNFDKALAELRTRLYNLEYQKYMDNIASKRKTMVSTGDRSAKIRTYNYPQGRVTDHRINLTLYNLSAIIDGDIQEVIDKLQLAENAERLKAASEE, encoded by the coding sequence ATGTCAGACAATACAATACTTAGAAAACTAGAAGGAATTAGACACAAATTCGAGGAAATTGGCCAGCAAATTACCGATCCTGCGGTTATGGCCGACATGAAACGATTTGTAAGTCTTAACAAGGAATACCGATCGTTAGAGCCAGTTGTTGCTGCTTACGAAAAGTATAAAAACGTACTCAGCAATATTGAATCATCTAAGCAAATTTTAGCTACCGAAAAGGATGAAGAGCTAAGGGATATGGCTAAAATGGAGGTGGAAACTTTATCTCAAGAGCAGGAAAGTTTGGAAGAGGAGATCAAAGTATTACTACTCCCAGCCGATCCGGAGGATTCTAAAAATGCCGTGATGGAAATCAGGGCTGGCACAGGTGGAGATGAAGCCAGTATTTTTGCTGGGGACTTATTCCGTATGTACACCAAATACTTCGAAAGAAAAGGATGGAAGTATGAAGTTACAGGTACTTCGGAAGGAACTGTTGGCGGTTTCAAGGAAGTTGTTATAAATGTAACCGGAAATGGGGTTTATGGTGTGCTTAAGTATGAATCTGGAGTTCACCGTGTGCAGCGCGTACCTCAAACCGAGACACAAGGGCGTGTTCATACATCAGCAGCAACCGTAGCGGTACTACCCGAGGCCGAGGAATTTGATATCGACCTTAAAATGGAAGATATCCGCAAGGATACATTCTGCGCATCGGGACCTGGCGGACAAAGCGTAAACACCACCTACTCGGCAATTCGCCTAACCCACATTCCAACCGGAATTGTGGTTCAGTGTCAGGATCAAAAATCGCAGATAAAGAATTTTGACAAAGCTCTGGCAGAACTCCGTACACGTCTTTATAACTTGGAATACCAAAAGTATATGGACAATATCGCCTCGAAGCGTAAAACAATGGTTTCGACTGGCGACCGCTCTGCTAAAATTAGAACCTACAACTACCCTCAGGGTAGAGTAACCGATCATCGCATTAACCTTACCCTTTATAACCTATCGGCCATTATCGATGGGGATATTCAGGAAGTAATTGACAAACTACAGCTAGCCGAAAATGCCGAACGCCTAAAAGCTGCAAGCGAAGAATAA
- the pyrF gene encoding orotidine 5'-phosphate decarboxylase, translating into MTPEQLFEQIRKKKSFLCVGLDSEMTKIPEHLLSKEDPIFEFNKAIVDATHDFAIAFKPNLAFYEVHGASGWTSLIKTIKYIRKHFPDLFIIADAKRGDIASTARMYAKAYFNSMSCDAVTVSPYLGQDSVTPYLSHEGKWTILLAITSNDSFADFQLIENKETGNKIFEDVVLKSMHWGSDANMMYVVGATHPEYFASVRKLVPDHFLLVPGVGEQGGSLAKVAEKGLNHRCGLIVNSSRGIIYADITGKFADAARQRAHKLQKEMEAILSQAKLI; encoded by the coding sequence ATGACTCCCGAGCAACTATTCGAACAGATTCGCAAAAAAAAGAGTTTCCTTTGTGTTGGCCTCGACAGCGAGATGACAAAAATTCCTGAGCACTTACTCTCGAAAGAGGATCCTATTTTCGAATTTAACAAAGCAATAGTTGATGCAACACACGATTTTGCAATTGCATTCAAGCCAAATCTAGCATTCTACGAAGTTCATGGCGCCTCCGGTTGGACCAGCCTAATTAAGACAATTAAGTATATCAGGAAGCACTTCCCGGATTTATTTATTATTGCCGATGCTAAACGTGGCGATATCGCCAGCACTGCTCGCATGTATGCCAAGGCATATTTCAACAGCATGAGCTGCGACGCGGTAACCGTTTCACCTTACCTCGGACAAGATTCGGTTACCCCCTATCTTTCTCACGAAGGGAAATGGACTATTTTACTGGCTATTACATCAAACGATAGTTTTGCAGATTTCCAACTAATTGAAAACAAGGAGACCGGCAACAAGATTTTTGAGGATGTTGTTCTAAAATCGATGCACTGGGGCAGCGATGCCAACATGATGTACGTAGTTGGCGCAACTCATCCGGAATACTTTGCCAGCGTTAGGAAATTAGTGCCCGATCACTTTTTACTTGTTCCTGGAGTTGGAGAGCAAGGCGGAAGCCTTGCAAAGGTTGCAGAAAAAGGCTTAAATCATCGATGTGGACTAATTGTAAACTCATCGAGGGGAATTATATATGCCGATATAACCGGAAAGTTTGCCGATGCCGCAAGGCAACGTGCACATAAACTGCAGAAAGAAATGGAAGCAATTCTTTCTCAGGCGAAACTAATCTGA
- a CDS encoding membrane protein has translation MLISSAIYSQNSIKGVIVEKDTKLPIPFAAVIYQSQSLQKGVISDVNGRFEIQDANVTSINVSCVGYQPQVFNIESISNRNKLIIVLEPHVLEIEAVVIRPEANPAIPIIRNVLRNKDQNNYHRYDKYSYRCYFKTIIDLKMAGDATSEDSTSIKRNKQMEKQAGFISECIVSCLHSEGRTESKIIAQKTSGFESPLFVQSFISLFHNSISFYNSSVPLFLLPVSNDKSITEYVSPLTDGCLSIYNFHLQETYAEGLDTIFVVNFYPKRGRNFNSLTGTMFISSNGYALKNIVVEPFEKGLIGFRFRQDYRFVNGKWFPEKLDEEIGMVSQKINKKINAYPAYIITSVIDSVNLNPNGMAGRVGLENVSIDKISMLQSDSIIRSIRRDSLSMREKNTYHFMDSVGKKRNFDYWINLIPKFWEGKIPYGVIDVDISSIYTHNDYEGSRLGFGLITNDKLSKYIWIGGYGAYGFSDDEFKYGGSVVFHIDRYNEVKFRLGYRNDLKEVGTINKTSIDRTTSNNYLRGYLGYRYDKCIEEQAELSFRALRFLKISAMLSLKELTTLYPYTYKGNAFTDYHADEFQLSARYAYKEGLSTIGDQRYVSFEGNPIISLSYQRGTNLFNKSSYNYNKYEASIYLIAYNGRIGQSNIKIDAGLVDRSLPYSFLFTGEGSWNQGFSMVINNSFQTMKPYEFLSDRYVNLYYSHNFGSLLLKTKKFKPQFIVVQNSGWGTLSNPSIQGIDFNQKDKIYLESGLIINSIVRLNYMNMFYLGFGLGGFYRYGYYAYDDIKDNFAIKLSLSVALK, from the coding sequence TTGCTGATCAGTTCTGCAATATATTCTCAAAACTCCATAAAAGGAGTTATTGTAGAGAAAGATACAAAGTTGCCCATTCCTTTTGCCGCAGTAATATATCAGAGTCAATCTTTACAGAAGGGGGTTATTTCCGATGTTAATGGTCGGTTTGAGATTCAGGATGCGAATGTAACTAGCATTAATGTTTCTTGTGTTGGCTATCAGCCTCAGGTGTTTAATATCGAATCAATTTCCAATCGGAATAAATTGATTATTGTGTTAGAGCCCCATGTTCTCGAAATAGAAGCAGTAGTTATTAGACCCGAGGCAAATCCAGCAATACCAATTATAAGAAATGTTCTGCGAAACAAAGATCAGAATAATTATCATCGGTACGATAAGTATAGCTATAGATGCTATTTCAAAACCATTATTGATTTGAAAATGGCCGGTGACGCAACCTCGGAGGATAGTACTTCTATAAAACGGAATAAACAAATGGAGAAGCAGGCCGGTTTTATTTCCGAGTGTATTGTTTCGTGTTTGCATTCCGAGGGAAGAACCGAGAGTAAAATTATAGCCCAAAAAACTTCTGGTTTTGAGAGCCCATTGTTTGTTCAGAGTTTTATATCGTTGTTTCATAATTCAATATCATTTTACAACAGTAGCGTTCCCCTATTTTTGCTGCCAGTATCAAACGATAAATCAATCACCGAGTACGTAAGTCCACTAACCGATGGGTGTCTTAGTATATACAACTTTCATCTGCAGGAGACCTATGCTGAGGGTCTGGATACAATCTTTGTGGTGAATTTTTATCCTAAAAGGGGTCGGAATTTCAATAGTTTAACCGGCACCATGTTTATTAGTTCCAATGGCTATGCGCTTAAAAATATTGTGGTGGAACCGTTTGAAAAGGGATTAATTGGATTTCGGTTTAGGCAGGATTACCGATTTGTAAATGGCAAATGGTTCCCCGAAAAGCTCGATGAGGAAATTGGCATGGTGTCGCAAAAAATAAATAAAAAGATAAATGCATACCCCGCGTATATTATAACATCGGTAATTGATAGCGTCAACTTGAATCCCAACGGTATGGCAGGTCGTGTTGGACTAGAAAATGTGTCGATAGATAAGATCAGCATGCTGCAAAGCGATTCTATTATAAGATCTATTCGGAGAGATTCACTTTCTATGCGCGAGAAGAATACCTATCATTTTATGGATAGTGTTGGCAAGAAGCGCAATTTCGATTACTGGATTAATCTTATTCCGAAATTCTGGGAGGGAAAGATACCTTACGGCGTTATTGATGTTGATATCAGTAGTATATACACACATAACGATTATGAAGGATCTCGGCTAGGATTCGGTTTAATCACTAACGATAAACTATCTAAATACATCTGGATTGGAGGGTATGGTGCTTATGGATTTAGCGATGATGAATTTAAGTATGGTGGATCTGTGGTTTTTCATATAGATAGGTATAATGAGGTAAAATTTAGGTTGGGGTACAGGAACGACCTAAAAGAGGTTGGAACAATTAACAAAACCAGTATCGATAGAACCACATCCAATAATTACCTCAGAGGTTACTTGGGGTATCGCTATGATAAATGCATTGAGGAGCAAGCTGAGTTGAGTTTTAGGGCCTTGCGATTCCTTAAAATATCTGCTATGCTAAGCTTAAAGGAATTAACAACGCTGTATCCTTACACCTATAAGGGTAATGCTTTTACTGATTATCATGCCGATGAATTTCAGTTATCTGCTCGATACGCTTATAAAGAGGGGTTATCAACAATTGGCGACCAGCGTTACGTTAGTTTCGAAGGTAACCCTATTATTTCTCTATCCTATCAACGAGGAACTAACCTATTTAACAAGTCAAGTTATAATTATAATAAGTACGAAGCATCAATTTACTTAATTGCATATAATGGAAGAATTGGACAGTCGAATATCAAAATAGATGCAGGTTTGGTTGATAGGAGTTTACCGTATAGTTTTCTTTTTACTGGGGAGGGGAGCTGGAATCAGGGTTTCTCAATGGTTATCAATAACAGCTTTCAGACCATGAAACCGTACGAATTTCTTTCCGATAGATACGTTAACTTGTACTACTCCCATAACTTTGGATCGTTACTATTAAAAACAAAGAAGTTTAAACCGCAGTTTATAGTGGTACAGAACTCCGGATGGGGAACTCTGAGCAACCCATCCATCCAGGGAATTGATTTTAATCAGAAGGACAAAATTTACTTAGAGTCGGGGTTGATAATAAATAGCATTGTACGCTTAAACTACATGAATATGTTTTACTTAGGATTTGGTCTTGGTGGTTTTTACCGTTATGGCTACTATGCGTACGATGATATTAAGGATAATTTCGCAATTAAACTCTCTTTATCCGTTGCTCTAAAATAA